From a single Paraburkholderia sp. FT54 genomic region:
- a CDS encoding xanthine dehydrogenase family protein molybdopterin-binding subunit: protein MSTLPDSVLSVIGQPHARVDGPLKVSGSATYTSDVDLPDLLIAVPVCSTIASGRLVSLDIADAEAMPGVHAVLHRGNIGRFYRLSGNSMDTGYVDEARPPFEDDIIRYYGQYIAVVIADTFEAASAASAAIGAGYEITPHDVSDELEADDKPKVESERGDPERAFDAAPATLDATYVTPTETHNPIELHASIAQWDGENYTFYETTQAISVHLGTLSQMLGVPKEKIRVISRYLGSGFGGKLWVWPHTLLAAAATRLTGRPVKLVVSRKMMFQNVGHRPVTQQRVRLSAERDGTLTSLRHDYVNHTAIADEYEEGCGEVTPLIYSTPNLRVTSGLARRNVGSPTSMRGPGAVPGLYAIESAMNELAHVLNLDPVELRLRNEPRVDESTGLPFSSRHLVECLRTGAERFGWSQRKPGAGSMQRDGLTLGWGVGACVWPGLRFSAAADVDLRADGSARVVCGTQDIGTGTYTVLAQLVAEETGIALERIEVGLGDSVLPPGPVSGGSAATASVIPAVLDAVRAAIKLLLSRAAAVDGSPFKGAAEDTLAFSAAHVHRKGDAPERGVPFGQILEAAKMRAASGSGSAKGGFDDPLKKRFSIYSYGAHFAEVTWQPEIARLRVSRVVTVIDGGRIVNPRAARNQIEGAVVMGVGMALFEHTTYDRQTGAPINSNLADYIIASNADTPELDVTFLDHPDTVFNELGARGIAEIGLAGIAAAITDATHHATGVRVRKLPIMIEDLLSAEMA, encoded by the coding sequence ATGTCCACCTTGCCCGACTCCGTGCTGTCCGTGATCGGACAGCCCCATGCGCGCGTCGACGGACCGCTGAAGGTCAGCGGCAGCGCCACCTATACCTCCGATGTCGATTTGCCCGATCTGCTGATTGCCGTGCCGGTGTGCAGCACGATTGCGAGCGGCCGGCTCGTGTCGCTCGACATCGCGGACGCCGAGGCCATGCCCGGCGTGCACGCGGTGCTGCATCGAGGCAATATCGGCCGCTTCTACCGGCTCTCCGGCAACTCGATGGACACCGGCTACGTCGACGAAGCGCGGCCGCCCTTCGAGGACGACATCATCCGCTATTACGGCCAGTACATTGCCGTCGTGATCGCCGATACCTTCGAGGCCGCGAGCGCGGCATCGGCGGCAATCGGGGCCGGCTACGAAATCACGCCGCACGACGTGAGCGACGAACTCGAGGCCGACGACAAGCCCAAAGTCGAGAGCGAGCGCGGCGACCCGGAGCGTGCGTTCGACGCTGCGCCGGCGACGCTCGACGCAACCTACGTGACACCGACGGAAACGCACAACCCGATCGAACTGCACGCGTCGATCGCGCAATGGGATGGTGAGAACTACACGTTCTACGAGACCACGCAGGCCATTTCGGTCCACCTGGGCACGCTCTCGCAGATGCTCGGCGTGCCGAAGGAAAAAATCCGCGTGATCTCCCGCTATCTCGGATCGGGCTTTGGCGGCAAGCTGTGGGTGTGGCCGCACACGCTGCTCGCGGCGGCGGCGACGCGCCTGACCGGCCGTCCCGTGAAGCTGGTCGTGAGCCGCAAGATGATGTTCCAGAATGTCGGCCACCGTCCCGTCACGCAGCAGCGCGTGCGGCTGTCGGCTGAACGCGACGGCACGCTCACGTCGTTGCGGCACGACTACGTCAACCACACCGCCATCGCCGACGAATACGAGGAAGGCTGCGGCGAAGTCACGCCGCTCATCTATAGCACGCCGAATCTGCGCGTGACCTCCGGCCTCGCGCGCCGCAACGTCGGCTCGCCGACGTCGATGCGCGGTCCAGGCGCCGTGCCCGGGCTGTACGCAATCGAATCGGCGATGAACGAACTGGCGCACGTGCTGAACCTCGATCCCGTCGAATTGAGGCTGCGCAATGAACCGCGCGTCGACGAAAGCACGGGTTTGCCGTTCTCTTCACGGCATCTCGTCGAATGTTTGCGCACTGGCGCCGAACGGTTCGGATGGTCGCAACGCAAGCCGGGCGCCGGATCGATGCAGCGCGACGGCCTGACTTTGGGCTGGGGCGTCGGCGCCTGCGTTTGGCCCGGGTTGCGCTTTTCCGCTGCCGCGGACGTCGATCTTCGAGCGGACGGCAGCGCCCGCGTGGTGTGCGGCACGCAGGACATCGGCACCGGCACGTACACGGTGCTCGCGCAACTGGTCGCGGAAGAGACCGGCATTGCGCTCGAGCGCATCGAGGTTGGTCTCGGCGATTCCGTATTGCCACCGGGACCGGTTTCGGGTGGCAGCGCGGCGACTGCATCGGTGATTCCCGCCGTGCTCGATGCTGTGCGTGCGGCCATCAAGCTGTTACTCTCGCGTGCGGCGGCCGTCGACGGTTCGCCGTTCAAAGGTGCGGCCGAAGATACGCTCGCGTTCAGCGCCGCACACGTGCATCGCAAGGGCGACGCGCCGGAGCGCGGCGTGCCGTTCGGCCAGATTCTCGAAGCAGCGAAAATGCGCGCGGCGTCGGGCAGCGGCAGCGCCAAGGGCGGCTTCGACGATCCGCTCAAGAAGCGCTTCTCCATCTATTCCTACGGCGCGCACTTCGCCGAAGTCACGTGGCAGCCGGAGATCGCACGGTTGCGGGTGAGCCGCGTCGTCACGGTGATCGACGGAGGACGCATCGTCAACCCGCGCGCCGCCCGCAACCAGATCGAAGGCGCAGTCGTGATGGGCGTCGGCATGGCGCTGTTCGAGCACACGACGTACGACAGGCAGACCGGCGCACCGATCAACAGCAACCTGGCCGATTACATCATCGCGTCGAACGCGGATACGCCGGAACTCGACGTGACCTTTCTCGATCATCCGGACACCGTGTTCAACGAACTCGGCGCTCGCGGGATTGCGGAGATCGGCCTTGCGGGCATCGCGGCGGCGATTACCGACGCGACCCATCATGCAACCGGCGTGCGCGTGCGGAAGTTGCCGATCATGATCGAAGATCTGCTGAGCGCGGAAATGGCTTGA
- a CDS encoding xanthine dehydrogenase family protein subunit M, which yields MEIFKLSRADGVRDAITAGAASATAQQGAQVRFLAGGTTLLDLMKLNVERPTRVVDISRLPLDRIEALPDGGVKIGATARNADLALHPLIRAPYAVLSQALLAGASAQLRNMATTGGNLLQRTRCVYFRDTAMPCNKREPGSGCPAIQGFNRTLAILGGSDACIATNPSDMNVALTALDATIYVEGTDGARSIAIDDFFLLPGATPQRENVLGAGDLITHVTLPPLPAGARSVYLKLRDRASYEFALASAAVVVTLDGGRIGHARVALGGVGTRPWHAVEAESVLRGATPDAATFRKAADAALANAKPQSQNGFKVELARRCIVHALTQATT from the coding sequence ATGGAAATCTTCAAGTTGTCGCGCGCCGACGGCGTGCGTGACGCGATCACGGCGGGCGCGGCCTCAGCAACGGCCCAGCAAGGCGCGCAAGTGCGCTTTCTCGCAGGCGGCACGACCTTGCTCGATCTCATGAAGCTCAACGTCGAGCGGCCGACGCGCGTCGTCGACATCAGCCGGTTGCCGCTAGACCGTATCGAAGCGCTGCCCGACGGCGGCGTGAAGATCGGGGCGACGGCGCGAAATGCGGACCTTGCGTTGCATCCGCTGATCCGCGCACCGTACGCAGTGCTGTCGCAGGCGCTGCTCGCGGGAGCGTCGGCGCAATTGCGAAACATGGCGACGACCGGCGGCAACCTGCTGCAGCGCACACGCTGCGTGTACTTTCGCGACACCGCGATGCCATGCAACAAGCGCGAGCCGGGCTCGGGCTGTCCGGCAATCCAGGGATTCAATCGCACGCTCGCCATTCTCGGTGGCAGCGACGCCTGCATCGCCACCAACCCGTCGGACATGAACGTCGCCCTGACCGCGCTCGACGCGACCATTTACGTCGAAGGGACGGACGGCGCGCGCAGCATCGCGATCGACGACTTCTTCCTGTTGCCAGGCGCGACGCCACAGCGCGAGAACGTGCTCGGCGCAGGAGACCTTATCACGCACGTGACACTGCCGCCTCTACCAGCGGGAGCGCGCTCGGTTTATCTGAAGCTGCGCGATCGGGCGTCATACGAGTTCGCGCTGGCTTCGGCCGCCGTGGTCGTGACGCTCGACGGCGGACGCATCGGGCATGCGCGCGTTGCGCTCGGCGGCGTGGGCACCAGGCCGTGGCATGCGGTCGAAGCGGAATCCGTGCTGCGCGGCGCAACGCCCGACGCCGCGACCTTCCGCAAGGCCGCGGACGCCGCGCTCGCGAACGCGAAGCCGCAAAGCCAGAACGGCTTCAAGGTCGAGCTGGCGCGCCGCTGCATCGTCCATGCATTGACCCAGGCCACGACCTGA
- a CDS encoding 2Fe-2S iron-sulfur cluster-binding protein: MMQQTASPTTQQSADPDAARPGRQPSANATMPVELTVNGNLYTLSLDPRTTLLDALREHLHLTGTKKGCDHGQCGACTVHVNGRRVNACLSLAGTHAGDAITTIEGIGQPDALHPMQSAFVECDGYQCGYCTSGQIMSAVALLDEAVGPGDAEVREAMSGNLCRCGAYQNIVAAIQRVRGQS; encoded by the coding sequence ATGATGCAACAGACCGCCTCCCCCACCACGCAACAGAGCGCCGACCCCGACGCAGCCCGACCCGGCCGCCAGCCTTCCGCGAACGCGACGATGCCTGTCGAGTTGACCGTCAACGGCAATCTCTACACGCTGTCGCTCGATCCGCGCACCACACTGCTGGACGCGCTGCGCGAGCATCTGCACCTCACCGGCACCAAAAAGGGTTGCGACCACGGCCAATGCGGCGCGTGCACGGTGCACGTGAACGGACGGCGCGTGAATGCGTGCCTGTCGCTGGCCGGCACGCACGCCGGCGACGCGATCACCACCATTGAAGGTATCGGTCAGCCGGACGCGCTACATCCGATGCAGTCCGCGTTTGTGGAATGCGACGGCTATCAATGCGGCTACTGCACGTCGGGCCAGATCATGTCCGCGGTCGCGCTTCTCGATGAAGCGGTCGGGCCCGGCGACGCCGAAGTGCGCGAAGCGATGAGCGGCAATCTGTGCCGCTGCGGCGCCTACCAGAACATCGTCGCGGCGATCCAGCGCGTGCGCGGCCAGTCCTGA
- a CDS encoding phosphodiester glycosidase family protein, with protein sequence MTRALFPVSATLKVLAAAAIIGLASASVQADVPDPTTQITQSGYSPVYIGVDAETATVPSNPATAGGKPTVSRAYVMRIDLRAPGVSVETTGHSGPLMTTSETISQFAARTGVRLAINANFFAPCCATTPEPKSIIGLLVSHGQIVSPLTNDPTQSEAVLAITRQGRAYIAEAPQISAQDLKLIDTAVAGSAILLKSGQDISAQSPNEGDPLNPNPRTLVGLSHQGRFLYFVVIDGRVAGYSTGTTNAQSAQLMKAIGADDAINLDGGGSTELVRADQIGVPFIVDTPSGGAERLDASAFGVHALKLPEVPGLPF encoded by the coding sequence ATGACGCGTGCCCTGTTCCCCGTCTCAGCAACGCTGAAAGTACTCGCCGCCGCGGCGATCATTGGCCTCGCTTCGGCCAGCGTGCAAGCCGACGTACCCGATCCCACCACGCAGATCACGCAAAGCGGCTACTCGCCCGTCTATATCGGCGTCGATGCCGAAACCGCGACCGTGCCGTCGAATCCCGCGACTGCGGGCGGCAAGCCAACCGTGAGCCGCGCGTACGTGATGCGCATTGATTTGCGCGCGCCGGGCGTGAGCGTCGAGACGACCGGGCATAGCGGCCCGCTGATGACGACGTCGGAGACGATTTCGCAATTCGCCGCGCGCACCGGCGTGCGGCTCGCAATCAACGCGAACTTTTTCGCGCCGTGCTGCGCGACAACGCCCGAGCCGAAGTCGATCATCGGCTTGCTGGTGTCGCACGGCCAGATTGTGAGCCCGCTGACCAATGATCCGACGCAAAGTGAAGCAGTACTCGCGATCACGCGGCAGGGCCGCGCATATATCGCCGAAGCGCCGCAGATTTCGGCGCAGGATCTGAAGCTCATCGATACGGCGGTCGCCGGCTCGGCGATTCTGCTGAAAAGCGGCCAGGACATCAGCGCGCAAAGCCCGAACGAAGGCGACCCGCTCAATCCGAATCCGCGCACGCTGGTCGGCCTGTCGCATCAGGGGCGCTTTCTCTATTTCGTCGTGATCGATGGGCGCGTCGCGGGTTATTCGACGGGCACGACCAACGCGCAATCGGCGCAACTGATGAAGGCGATCGGCGCGGATGATGCGATCAATCTCGACGGCGGCGGCTCGACCGAACTGGTGCGCGCCGATCAGATCGGCGTGCCGTTTATCGTCGATACGCCGAGTGGCGGCGCGGAACGGCTCGACGCGTCGGCGTTCGGCGTGCATGCGTTGAAGCTGCCGGAAGTGCCGGGGTTGCCGTTCTAA
- a CDS encoding DUF4258 domain-containing protein, translated as MSSQVFGPEFREALWSAYDQKCFYCIRLISLEEMQIDHVIPESLQKDSAALSATLGRYCLDASFDICGYENLAPSCPTCNKRKLHNPFPIGQIAIFLTQIAAKVSSVKKNVSGLEKARTLNSILRSVANAIDKGRFSKTELREALEKEGYLDFMVGSGTSGTIRNSPAWAVTPKHTEIRYSRHALQRVAERGLILDELEVALRGGTARASRSLANGRVVYELGTPSGLRIVYTISDDVLSVITAYRRAR; from the coding sequence ATGTCCAGCCAGGTATTTGGGCCTGAATTCCGAGAAGCGCTCTGGTCCGCATATGACCAGAAGTGTTTTTATTGCATTCGACTGATCTCGCTTGAAGAGATGCAGATCGATCATGTGATTCCTGAATCTCTGCAAAAAGATAGCGCTGCCTTATCGGCGACACTCGGCCGATACTGTCTGGATGCCAGCTTTGACATCTGCGGCTATGAGAACCTTGCCCCGTCCTGCCCGACTTGCAATAAGCGAAAATTGCATAACCCTTTCCCGATCGGTCAGATCGCTATTTTTCTGACGCAGATCGCTGCAAAGGTATCGTCCGTAAAAAAGAATGTATCGGGACTTGAGAAAGCGAGGACGCTGAACTCCATACTGCGCTCGGTTGCCAATGCGATCGACAAAGGGCGATTTTCCAAAACCGAACTCCGGGAGGCTTTGGAGAAGGAAGGCTATCTCGACTTCATGGTTGGAAGCGGCACGTCCGGCACGATCCGCAATAGTCCGGCCTGGGCCGTAACGCCCAAACACACGGAAATCCGTTACTCTCGCCACGCCTTGCAGCGTGTGGCTGAAAGAGGACTCATTCTGGATGAGCTTGAAGTGGCATTGCGTGGCGGCACCGCTAGAGCGAGCCGTTCGCTCGCCAACGGACGGGTCGTCTATGAACTCGGCACGCCGAGCGGTCTCCGGATTGTCTACACGATTTCCGACGATGTGCTTAGCGTCATTACCGCATACCGGCGCGCACGTTAG
- a CDS encoding YciI family protein produces MRVMVMVKATAESEAGQMPDTELIGAMGRYNEELVKAGIMLGGDGLKPSSKGVRVRFSGKDRTVVDGPFAETKELIAGYWIWQVQSMDEAIEWVRRCPNPMPSDSEIEIRPFFEAADFGEAFTPELQEDEERLRLQIESNQGKEHS; encoded by the coding sequence ATGCGCGTCATGGTCATGGTCAAGGCGACCGCCGAATCCGAAGCTGGTCAAATGCCGGACACGGAACTTATCGGGGCGATGGGCCGATATAACGAAGAACTGGTCAAGGCCGGCATCATGCTCGGCGGCGATGGACTGAAACCGAGCTCGAAGGGCGTACGCGTGAGGTTTTCCGGCAAGGACCGAACCGTCGTCGACGGTCCGTTCGCGGAAACCAAGGAACTGATCGCGGGCTACTGGATCTGGCAAGTGCAATCAATGGACGAAGCGATCGAATGGGTACGCCGCTGCCCGAACCCCATGCCAAGCGACTCGGAAATCGAAATTCGCCCGTTCTTCGAGGCCGCGGACTTTGGTGAGGCGTTCACGCCCGAGCTTCAGGAGGACGAAGAGCGGCTGCGGCTGCAAATCGAATCCAATCAAGGCAAAGAGCATAGTTGA
- a CDS encoding citrate synthase: MRNWITLTEAARQLGVQAQTVYAYVSRGNIAVMPDPHDPRKSLYRAEDVAGLCRKKQVGRKREALAAGTIFGAEPCIYSGITTFSKGRPYYRGRDCIRLSDTATLEDVAAILWNARAPVSFETGDVPLQGDERGRQCAFISLAALAACGHSTLGRTDGALHVEAGRLVALIAQAFGAQRDANAHTVHERLALGWGQDRDGAELIRRAMVLVADHETTSSAFAARITASTGASLPGCLLTGLATLSGPLHGDASGRVRAVFDDVGRLGAEHVVVHHLQSAIPIAGFGHHLYPDGDPRAAALLEVLNPPPELTSFINKVVELTGLKPNIDVALAALAAQLALPRDASFALFATARSVGLLAHCIEQLRVGKVIRPRGRYTGRALEDAGPTLSGEDGEKTLDPATLEKNRVFKAVER, translated from the coding sequence ATGCGAAACTGGATCACGCTGACTGAAGCCGCTCGACAACTCGGCGTGCAAGCGCAGACTGTCTATGCGTACGTCAGTCGAGGCAACATCGCGGTCATGCCGGATCCCCATGATCCGCGCAAGAGCCTTTATCGTGCGGAAGATGTGGCCGGCCTGTGCCGCAAAAAACAGGTTGGACGCAAACGCGAGGCGCTCGCCGCCGGGACCATATTCGGTGCCGAGCCCTGCATTTACAGCGGCATCACCACCTTCTCGAAAGGTCGGCCGTATTACCGGGGACGGGATTGCATCCGGCTTTCGGACACTGCGACACTCGAAGACGTGGCGGCCATTCTCTGGAATGCGCGCGCGCCCGTCTCTTTCGAAACCGGCGACGTGCCGCTACAAGGCGACGAACGAGGCAGGCAATGCGCGTTCATATCGCTGGCGGCACTCGCGGCCTGCGGCCACTCGACCCTCGGACGCACTGACGGCGCACTGCATGTCGAGGCTGGCCGGCTGGTGGCGCTCATCGCGCAAGCATTTGGCGCGCAACGCGATGCGAATGCACATACGGTGCATGAACGGCTCGCGCTCGGCTGGGGCCAGGACCGCGACGGCGCCGAACTCATCCGCCGCGCCATGGTCCTCGTGGCCGACCACGAGACTACGAGTTCGGCGTTCGCCGCCAGAATTACCGCCTCCACCGGCGCATCGCTGCCGGGATGCCTGCTCACGGGGCTCGCGACCCTCTCCGGACCGTTGCATGGCGATGCGTCAGGCCGCGTGCGGGCCGTGTTCGACGACGTCGGAAGACTCGGGGCGGAGCACGTCGTCGTCCATCATTTGCAGTCGGCCATTCCCATCGCGGGGTTCGGGCATCATCTCTATCCGGACGGCGATCCGCGGGCGGCCGCATTGCTGGAGGTGCTGAATCCGCCTCCAGAGCTCACTTCGTTCATCAACAAGGTGGTTGAACTGACCGGCCTCAAGCCGAATATCGACGTTGCGCTTGCCGCATTGGCGGCGCAGTTGGCGTTGCCACGCGATGCGTCGTTCGCGCTGTTCGCAACGGCCCGAAGCGTGGGCTTGCTCGCGCATTGCATCGAGCAGCTACGGGTGGGCAAGGTCATCCGGCCACGGGGCCGCTATACCGGGCGCGCATTGGAAGACGCCGGCCCCACGCTGTCCGGGGAAGATGGCGAAAAGACGCTCGATCCGGCCACGCTCGAGAAGAATCGGGTGTTCAAGGCGGTTGAGCGCTGA
- a CDS encoding VOC family protein, whose translation MIEFKWDHLQLCSADAEATAAWFARCLNAEIVRRPGRVDLRIGGINLFITSLTSAQSSRPHGEQKQGIDHFGVVVDDLDAAFAHLSRCDAEIVEPIKQVRPGVRACFVRSPGDILVEILERRPAEMTFT comes from the coding sequence ATGATTGAATTCAAGTGGGATCATCTGCAACTGTGCTCGGCTGACGCCGAAGCCACCGCCGCATGGTTTGCGCGCTGCCTGAACGCCGAGATCGTGCGTCGCCCGGGGCGAGTGGATTTGCGCATTGGCGGCATCAACCTCTTCATCACATCGCTGACGAGCGCCCAAAGCTCCCGCCCTCATGGCGAGCAGAAGCAGGGCATCGACCATTTCGGCGTGGTCGTGGACGATCTTGATGCCGCGTTCGCGCATCTGTCGCGCTGCGACGCGGAAATCGTCGAGCCGATCAAGCAGGTCCGCCCAGGCGTCAGAGCCTGCTTCGTGCGTTCGCCGGGGGACATTCTCGTCGAGATTCTGGAGCGGCGACCCGCCGAGATGACTTTTACCTGA
- a CDS encoding MFS transporter, giving the protein MKVVDEQTLPARNPAYADTTKRTRVRYVVLSMLLVATILNYVDRSALGIVAPGLSKSLALNKMQMGELFAAFGLAYSIGLVPGGVLTDILGSRLAYAMSLVGWSFATLTQGLATGYHMLLGSRLAIGALEAPAFPSNARAVTLWFPAGERGFATSVYVMGQYIGTPLFTGLLLWISAAYGWRTVFYVTGGFGILFSLLWYRVYRDPLQHSGVNAAELQYINEGATAARKPREKFDWRMALKLLSYRQVLAICLGKFCNNTLLVFFTTWFMTYLIEARHMSMIKVGIFQALPFIGATLGILVAGFLSDFFIRRGVSLSTARKAPLIIGTLLGASIVLVNFVESNELVIAILTIAFFAQGVGSMSWAAVSEIAPRQYVGLTSSITSLAANIAGVTTPLMIGYITQHTGHFYWALNLMGAICLLGTLSYSVLLGKLSRIEL; this is encoded by the coding sequence ATGAAAGTCGTAGACGAACAAACATTGCCGGCGCGAAACCCGGCTTACGCGGATACCACCAAACGCACCAGGGTCCGGTACGTCGTGCTCTCGATGCTGCTTGTGGCCACCATCCTCAATTACGTGGACAGATCGGCGCTGGGCATCGTTGCACCGGGCCTCTCTAAGAGCCTCGCGCTCAACAAGATGCAGATGGGAGAACTGTTTGCGGCATTCGGCCTTGCCTATTCCATCGGGCTCGTGCCCGGCGGCGTGCTGACCGACATTCTCGGCTCGCGCCTCGCCTATGCCATGTCTCTCGTCGGCTGGTCGTTCGCCACACTGACGCAGGGTCTGGCGACCGGCTACCACATGCTGCTCGGATCGCGGCTCGCAATCGGCGCGCTGGAGGCACCGGCTTTCCCTTCTAACGCGCGCGCCGTGACGTTGTGGTTTCCCGCCGGGGAGCGCGGCTTCGCAACCAGCGTCTATGTCATGGGGCAATACATTGGGACGCCCTTGTTTACCGGCTTGTTGCTGTGGATCTCCGCCGCGTACGGTTGGCGTACGGTCTTTTACGTAACGGGTGGCTTCGGCATTCTGTTCAGTCTTCTCTGGTACCGGGTCTATCGCGATCCGCTTCAGCACTCGGGCGTGAATGCGGCCGAACTCCAATACATCAACGAAGGTGCCACGGCGGCGCGCAAGCCCCGCGAGAAATTCGACTGGCGCATGGCGCTCAAGCTGCTCAGTTACCGGCAGGTTCTCGCCATTTGCCTCGGGAAGTTCTGCAACAACACCCTGCTGGTTTTCTTCACCACGTGGTTCATGACGTATCTGATCGAAGCGCGTCACATGTCGATGATCAAGGTCGGGATCTTCCAGGCACTTCCTTTTATCGGCGCGACGCTCGGCATTCTCGTGGCCGGCTTCCTCTCGGACTTCTTCATTCGGCGCGGGGTGTCGCTTTCCACTGCGCGCAAGGCGCCGCTTATCATCGGCACGTTGCTAGGCGCGTCGATCGTGCTCGTGAATTTCGTCGAGTCGAACGAATTGGTGATAGCCATCCTGACCATCGCATTCTTCGCGCAAGGTGTCGGTTCGATGTCGTGGGCGGCCGTTTCCGAAATCGCGCCTCGCCAGTACGTGGGACTGACCAGCAGCATCACCAGCCTCGCGGCCAACATCGCGGGCGTCACCACCCCGCTCATGATCGGCTACATCACCCAGCACACCGGCCACTTCTACTGGGCCCTCAACCTGATGGGCGCGATATGCCTGCTCGGCACGCTCTCCTACTCCGTGCTGCTGGGGAAGCTTTCCCGCATCGAACTGTGA
- a CDS encoding SDR family oxidoreductase, with amino-acid sequence MPATKKFAAVTGAGSGIGRATAVALANAGFGVALIGRRAEPLLETKETIGIAGGQAHVFQADVADAASVEHAFSRIAETFGRLDVLFNNAGRNAGAVPLEDYEVDFWNDVVATNLTGVFLCARAAYRLMKAQSPQGGRIINNGSISAHSPRPHTIAYTATKHAVTGITRSIALDGRAFNIACGQIDIGNAATSLTERMNRGVLQADGRLAPEARMDVTHVANAVVHMASLPLDANVLNMTVMATTMPFVGRG; translated from the coding sequence ATGCCTGCAACGAAGAAATTTGCCGCCGTGACCGGCGCCGGCTCCGGCATCGGCCGCGCCACCGCCGTGGCGCTCGCCAACGCGGGATTCGGCGTCGCGCTGATCGGGCGCAGAGCCGAGCCGCTGCTGGAAACGAAGGAGACAATCGGCATTGCCGGCGGACAAGCGCATGTATTCCAGGCCGACGTTGCCGACGCGGCATCGGTCGAGCACGCGTTTTCGCGCATTGCCGAGACATTCGGCCGGCTCGACGTGCTCTTCAACAACGCAGGCCGCAACGCGGGAGCCGTCCCGTTGGAAGACTACGAGGTCGATTTCTGGAACGATGTCGTGGCCACCAATCTGACCGGCGTCTTTCTGTGCGCCCGGGCCGCCTATCGCTTGATGAAAGCGCAGTCCCCTCAAGGCGGACGAATCATCAACAACGGCTCGATCTCCGCGCACTCGCCGAGGCCGCATACCATCGCCTATACGGCGACAAAACATGCCGTCACCGGCATCACCCGATCGATCGCGCTGGACGGACGCGCATTCAACATCGCCTGCGGCCAGATCGATATCGGCAACGCGGCCACATCCCTCACGGAACGCATGAACCGCGGCGTACTGCAAGCGGATGGGCGCCTCGCGCCAGAAGCAAGAATGGATGTGACGCACGTTGCGAATGCGGTCGTGCATATGGCGAGTCTTCCGCTCGACGCCAATGTACTCAACATGACCGTCATGGCGACCACCATGCCATTCGTCGGCCGCGGATAA
- a CDS encoding D-glycerate dehydrogenase, translating into MPENNRTRLLIARKVPTAVAIRAEAEFHAFVTESDMDAWSVVDFCKKHETPAVLIGKKSGLQAEHIAALPSTVKIIANASAGFDHMDVAAARERAIVVTNAPDALTECTADFSMLLVLAACRRASEYERIMRNGWGKSFGMTEMLGTRVNGKTLGIVGFGRIGRAVAKRAQGFGMRVIYTDINRAAPSLENGATFYTNLDEMLPHCQVLTLHVPGGGVPLMTKKEFGLLPTGAVFVNAARGGLVDEDALHAALTSGHLFGAGLDVYRNEPDVDKRFAGLDNVFLTPHMASATIETRDQMGFTALDNVAAVLEGRPALNPV; encoded by the coding sequence ATGCCGGAAAATAACCGCACCAGGCTATTGATTGCGCGAAAGGTTCCCACAGCGGTGGCGATTCGCGCCGAGGCCGAATTCCATGCGTTCGTGACCGAATCCGATATGGATGCGTGGTCTGTCGTCGACTTTTGCAAGAAACACGAAACGCCGGCTGTACTGATCGGCAAGAAGTCCGGTTTACAAGCGGAGCACATTGCCGCGCTGCCCTCGACAGTCAAGATCATTGCGAACGCGAGCGCGGGCTTCGATCACATGGACGTGGCTGCAGCTCGCGAAAGGGCAATCGTCGTCACGAACGCACCCGATGCGTTGACCGAATGCACGGCCGATTTCTCCATGCTGCTCGTGCTGGCGGCCTGTCGCCGCGCGTCGGAATACGAACGAATCATGCGCAACGGATGGGGCAAATCATTCGGAATGACCGAGATGCTGGGTACGCGAGTCAATGGCAAGACGCTCGGCATTGTCGGATTCGGGCGCATCGGACGGGCGGTCGCCAAACGTGCGCAGGGTTTCGGCATGCGCGTGATCTATACGGACATCAACCGTGCGGCGCCGTCGCTGGAAAATGGCGCGACGTTCTACACCAACCTCGACGAAATGTTGCCGCACTGCCAGGTGCTGACGCTGCACGTGCCGGGCGGCGGCGTCCCGTTGATGACGAAAAAGGAGTTCGGGCTCCTGCCCACGGGTGCGGTCTTCGTCAACGCGGCGCGTGGCGGACTGGTGGACGAAGATGCGCTCCATGCAGCGCTGACTTCGGGGCATCTGTTCGGCGCAGGTCTGGACGTGTACCGGAACGAGCCCGATGTCGACAAGCGGTTCGCGGGACTCGACAACGTATTCCTGACGCCCCATATGGCCAGCGCCACGATTGAGACACGTGACCAGATGGGTTTTACGGCGCTCGACAATGTTGCCGCCGTGCTGGAAGGGCGGCCTGCCTTGAATCCGGTCTAA